The Fusobacterium necrophorum subsp. necrophorum genome has a window encoding:
- the rpmA gene encoding 50S ribosomal protein L27 yields MKFILNIQLFAHKKGQGSVKNGRDSNPKYLGVKKYDGEVVKAGNIIVRQRGTAFHPGNNMGMGKDHTLFALIDGYVKFERLGKDKKQVSIYASK; encoded by the coding sequence ATGAAATTTATTTTAAATATACAATTGTTCGCACATAAAAAAGGACAAGGATCTGTTAAGAATGGAAGAGATTCAAATCCTAAATATCTTGGAGTAAAAAAATATGACGGTGAAGTTGTAAAAGCCGGAAATATCATTGTAAGACAAAGAGGAACCGCTTTCCACCCTGGAAATAATATGGGAATGGGAAAAGATCATACTCTTTTTGCTCTTATTGATGGCTATGTAAAATTTGAAAGATTGGGAAAAGATAAGAAGCAAGTATCGATTTACGCTTCTAAATAG
- a CDS encoding ribosomal-processing cysteine protease Prp has translation MIRVTVVRKNGNIIGYFAKGHAEYAELGSDIVCAAASTVMQNPLAGMQEVLHLSPQYGFDDDGYITVNLEGMDFQKKEKEVSSLLETMVVMIRELERNYPKNIKLVEKEEK, from the coding sequence ATGATTCGAGTTACTGTAGTAAGAAAAAATGGAAATATCATCGGATATTTTGCAAAAGGACATGCAGAATATGCGGAGTTAGGGAGTGACATTGTATGTGCGGCTGCTTCCACAGTCATGCAAAATCCTTTAGCCGGAATGCAGGAAGTCTTACATTTAAGTCCACAATATGGATTTGATGATGACGGGTATATTACTGTCAATTTGGAGGGAATGGATTTTCAAAAAAAAGAGAAAGAGGTGTCTTCCTTATTAGAAACAATGGTCGTTATGATCAGAGAATTGGAACGGAATTATCCGAAAAATATTAAGCTTGTAGAAAAGGAGGAAAAGTAG
- the rplU gene encoding 50S ribosomal protein L21 has translation MYAVIKTGGKQYKVAEGQVLRVEKLNAEVNETVELQEVLLVADGENVKVGTPVVEGAKVVAEILAQGKGAKVINFKYKPKKASHRKKGHRQLFTEIKVTSIQA, from the coding sequence ATGTACGCAGTGATTAAAACTGGAGGTAAACAATACAAAGTTGCAGAAGGTCAAGTATTAAGAGTCGAAAAACTAAATGCTGAAGTTAATGAAACTGTTGAATTACAAGAAGTTCTTTTAGTAGCAGATGGGGAAAACGTTAAAGTTGGAACTCCTGTAGTAGAAGGAGCGAAAGTAGTAGCAGAAATTTTAGCTCAAGGAAAAGGAGCGAAAGTGATTAACTTCAAATACAAGCCTAAGAAAGCTTCTCATAGAAAAAAAGGTCATAGACAATTGTTTACTGAAATTAAAGTAACTTCTATTCAAGCATAG
- a CDS encoding tetratricopeptide repeat protein produces the protein MKKALLQELDYLHEEEKHQAVIEKIRELSSENLSSDILGKLARAYANLGNYEEALKILKEIRKEEEHTSLWNYRVGHQYFELNNYEKARVYLEKAFEIDPEEPDVAYLLTYAYEYLANQMMQEENFEKFLEYCNKVKFYADYDKNIEELIWAESRLAWIYDRWGEFEEGKIHLDRLRELIPELDSWTYAEIAYNARGRGKLEEAIDNFHKSIACETPQPWIYKELGWCYSLLENYDKGIEFLSKGEELSPEDGWLVSHLGYSLVRGGYVEEGIAKLKASLNLENTSKIWVYSELGWIYDEEGRFEEAYGYLLEAEKLGRNDEWLITEIGQCLGRLGKHEEAIEKLQQSLHMEEVDTISLPFLYSEIAWNYGKLKNYEKALLALEEAKKLGREDTWLYSEIGYNLSMKQNTLDKAMENFKKAKELGREDIWIYGQMGYVYERMGNSMEAVICFRKAKEFSAYDSWILYHLGKNLRILGEIPQAISILEQEIEISQFKGWGDLELAWCYALIDEKEKAEEYLNNVEEYLSAQLQTDVQLQADYQEVQALLTSKKYLM, from the coding sequence ATGAAAAAAGCATTACTACAGGAGTTAGATTACTTGCATGAGGAAGAGAAACATCAAGCAGTCATAGAAAAAATAAGGGAACTTTCTTCTGAGAATTTGAGCTCTGACATATTGGGAAAATTGGCAAGAGCTTATGCCAATTTAGGAAATTATGAAGAGGCTTTGAAGATTTTGAAGGAGATTCGAAAAGAGGAGGAACACACTTCTTTGTGGAATTATCGCGTGGGACATCAATATTTTGAATTAAATAACTATGAGAAGGCAAGGGTATACTTGGAGAAAGCTTTCGAAATTGATCCGGAAGAACCGGATGTGGCCTATTTGTTGACTTATGCTTATGAATATTTAGCAAATCAGATGATGCAAGAAGAGAATTTTGAAAAATTTTTAGAATATTGTAATAAAGTAAAATTCTATGCGGATTATGATAAAAATATCGAAGAACTGATTTGGGCAGAATCTCGATTGGCTTGGATTTATGACAGATGGGGAGAATTTGAAGAAGGAAAAATTCATTTAGATAGGCTTCGAGAATTAATTCCGGAATTAGACTCTTGGACATACGCAGAAATTGCTTATAATGCAAGAGGAAGAGGAAAATTGGAAGAAGCGATTGATAATTTTCATAAGTCGATTGCCTGTGAAACACCACAACCATGGATATATAAAGAGCTGGGGTGGTGTTACAGTCTCCTGGAAAACTATGACAAAGGAATCGAGTTTCTCAGCAAAGGGGAAGAACTATCTCCGGAAGATGGGTGGCTTGTATCTCACTTAGGTTATAGTTTGGTACGAGGCGGATATGTGGAAGAAGGAATTGCAAAATTAAAAGCTTCTTTGAACTTAGAAAATACATCTAAAATTTGGGTTTATTCAGAATTGGGATGGATTTATGACGAAGAGGGGCGTTTTGAAGAAGCTTATGGTTATTTGTTGGAAGCAGAAAAATTAGGTCGAAATGATGAATGGCTAATCACAGAAATTGGACAATGTTTAGGTAGGTTAGGAAAGCATGAAGAAGCGATTGAAAAACTACAACAGTCTTTACATATGGAAGAAGTTGATACCATAAGCTTGCCTTTTCTTTATTCCGAAATTGCTTGGAATTACGGAAAATTAAAAAACTATGAAAAAGCTCTTCTTGCTTTGGAAGAAGCTAAAAAATTGGGTCGTGAAGATACTTGGTTGTATTCAGAAATCGGATATAATTTATCTATGAAGCAAAATACTTTAGACAAAGCGATGGAAAATTTTAAAAAGGCAAAAGAATTAGGGCGAGAAGATATCTGGATTTATGGTCAAATGGGGTATGTATATGAGAGAATGGGAAATAGTATGGAAGCCGTCATTTGTTTTCGGAAAGCCAAAGAATTTTCAGCCTATGATAGCTGGATTTTGTATCATCTTGGAAAAAATTTGAGAATTTTGGGAGAAATTCCGCAGGCAATTTCAATTTTAGAGCAGGAAATAGAAATATCACAGTTCAAAGGTTGGGGAGATTTGGAATTGGCTTGGTGTTATGCTTTGATTGATGAGAAAGAAAAAGCGGAAGAATATCTTAACAATGTGGAAGAGTATTTGTCTGCACAATTGCAAACGGATGTGCAATTACAGGCAGATTACCAAGAAGTACAGGCTTTATTGACAAGTAAAAAATATTTGATGTAA